From a single Streptomyces liliifuscus genomic region:
- a CDS encoding ATP-binding cassette domain-containing protein, whose translation MTASSSGSSSADVPQQVADVPQQVGLRGDARFEDIAHASWWQIAARLPRTLAAAARLGWAADRPAMLLLACCQLIVVAASAVALAALPGALAQLFQGGQVGDRVVAAVPALVVVAAATGMRAGADALGVYASARLAPEVASEADLQILAAVPRVELDAYDRPGFADRLQAAGRGAEATESLIADAQALVSALGQLVAAASVLALLHPVLLPLLLLAVVPKGAAAVTTARIQHRADHQNIADSHLRYLLRHYATHQRTAAEVRATTMAAFLADWYQEITGRIKATHRRAAPRVLRVSLLGAGVSGLMLAATWAALGWLAASGRMDLALAATAVVAVRTSTGALMSLVLAAARLFRTSLYLEDWQAFLHRAKALRAVRGSQVIPDGAPGEIRAQCVGYTYPGAARAAVDDVSLTLRRGELIALVGENGSGKTTLSALLTGLRVATSGTVSWDGTDLAEADPHSVWTKVGLVPQDYTRWPMDLRANIHLGQPRSEDDALLLAAARAAGADSVIANVPHGLDTLVAGSHWGGTDLSGGQWQRVAVARAFYRDAAMLMLDEPTSAMDPRAEYLVIRRFKELAAGKTAIFVTQGLENARIADRIIVLDGGRVREEGDFETLMSRDGLFAELYRLSQDR comes from the coding sequence GTGACCGCGTCCTCATCCGGTTCTTCCTCGGCCGACGTCCCTCAGCAGGTGGCCGACGTCCCGCAGCAGGTCGGCCTCCGTGGCGACGCACGCTTCGAGGACATCGCTCATGCCTCCTGGTGGCAGATCGCCGCCAGGCTGCCCCGCACACTCGCCGCCGCGGCCCGCCTCGGCTGGGCCGCCGACCGGCCCGCGATGCTCCTGCTGGCCTGCTGCCAGCTGATCGTCGTCGCCGCCTCGGCCGTCGCACTCGCCGCGTTGCCGGGTGCGCTGGCCCAGTTGTTCCAGGGCGGTCAGGTGGGCGACCGGGTGGTGGCGGCCGTTCCCGCACTGGTCGTGGTCGCCGCCGCCACCGGGATGCGGGCGGGGGCCGACGCACTCGGCGTATACGCGTCCGCGCGGCTCGCCCCGGAAGTCGCGTCCGAGGCGGACCTCCAGATCCTGGCGGCCGTGCCCCGGGTGGAGCTGGACGCGTACGACCGGCCCGGCTTCGCGGACCGGCTGCAGGCCGCGGGCCGGGGTGCGGAGGCGACCGAGAGCCTGATCGCCGATGCCCAGGCACTGGTCTCCGCGCTCGGCCAACTCGTCGCCGCCGCTTCGGTGTTGGCCCTGCTCCACCCCGTACTGCTGCCGCTGCTGCTGCTCGCCGTGGTGCCCAAGGGTGCCGCGGCCGTCACCACCGCGCGTATCCAGCACCGTGCCGACCACCAGAACATCGCGGACAGCCACCTGCGTTACCTGCTGAGGCACTACGCCACTCACCAGCGCACCGCGGCCGAGGTACGCGCCACCACCATGGCCGCGTTCCTGGCCGACTGGTACCAGGAGATCACCGGCCGGATCAAGGCCACGCATCGCCGGGCCGCACCGCGTGTGCTGCGTGTCAGCCTGCTCGGCGCCGGTGTCAGTGGCCTCATGCTCGCGGCGACCTGGGCCGCGCTCGGCTGGCTCGCCGCGAGCGGGCGGATGGACCTCGCGCTCGCGGCCACGGCTGTGGTCGCCGTCCGTACGTCCACAGGCGCGCTGATGTCTCTGGTCCTGGCCGCCGCTCGGCTGTTCCGGACCAGCCTGTACCTGGAGGACTGGCAGGCGTTCCTGCACCGGGCGAAGGCTCTGCGGGCGGTCCGCGGGTCCCAGGTGATCCCGGACGGCGCCCCCGGCGAGATCCGCGCGCAGTGCGTCGGCTACACGTATCCCGGGGCCGCGCGAGCAGCCGTCGACGACGTCAGCCTCACCTTGCGGCGCGGCGAACTCATCGCGCTGGTGGGCGAGAACGGGTCCGGCAAGACCACCCTGTCCGCCCTGCTCACCGGGCTCCGCGTCGCCACCAGCGGCACGGTGAGCTGGGACGGCACCGACCTGGCCGAGGCCGATCCGCACAGTGTGTGGACCAAGGTCGGTCTGGTGCCCCAGGACTACACGCGCTGGCCGATGGACCTGCGCGCCAACATCCATCTCGGCCAGCCCCGTTCCGAGGACGACGCCCTCCTCCTGGCTGCCGCGCGGGCGGCCGGCGCGGACAGCGTCATCGCGAACGTCCCGCACGGCCTCGACACCCTGGTCGCGGGCTCGCACTGGGGAGGCACCGACCTGTCCGGCGGCCAGTGGCAACGGGTCGCCGTCGCGCGCGCCTTCTACCGTGACGCCGCGATGCTCATGCTGGACGAGCCCACCTCCGCGATGGACCCACGCGCCGAGTACCTGGTGATCCGCCGCTTCAAGGAACTCGCCGCCGGGAAGACCGCGATCTTCGTCACCCAGGGCCTGGAGAACGCCCGGATCGCGGACCGCATCATCGTCCTCGACGGGGGACGCGTGCGGGA
- a CDS encoding MFS transporter, whose amino-acid sequence MMFAVAMTFIDQTIVSIAAPDIVSELGLSASGMQWVVNAYLLSLAAFFAVGGRLADLLGPRRVVVAGTLIFVISSALCGCVPDGDYALTWLVAFRATQGLGAALLFPAALAVVVAVFPVERRGRALALFFGLTGALTAVGPLLGGWLTTWTWRAIFWVNVPVAVVALILTALAHISDRRRDEPLDVKGALLIAVGMGTSVLGFQQASAWGWDSVATWACIIGGLAVLYVFCRYELRTRHPLINLSVFRDRAFTVDSLVLFFAMLAFVPVFFFASVYAQVSLSASANQAALYLLYFFVGFAIASQWGGRILDKRGARPALKIGCVVGAVGFALWAGKLTDLSMHDQWPYVALAGAGIGFILAPASTDAVNRAIDASYGEVTGITQTVRNYAASIGLAVFGTMLTHTMTDNVESTLRARGVPADQVDSVAGDVTQSITGQADARTPTGDGPVATTMRDAMSSIRMDFAEANQWVFYGMAVALGIGYLCALRHPGGQAAATAEETPTQTPVRH is encoded by the coding sequence ATGATGTTCGCGGTGGCGATGACGTTCATCGACCAGACGATCGTGTCGATCGCCGCGCCCGACATCGTCTCCGAACTCGGCCTCTCCGCCTCGGGCATGCAGTGGGTGGTCAACGCCTATCTGCTGTCCCTGGCCGCGTTCTTCGCCGTCGGCGGACGCCTCGCCGACCTGTTGGGGCCACGTCGTGTCGTCGTAGCAGGCACCCTGATCTTCGTCATCTCCTCCGCGCTGTGCGGCTGCGTGCCCGACGGGGACTACGCACTGACGTGGCTCGTCGCCTTCCGCGCGACTCAGGGACTCGGAGCGGCGCTGCTCTTCCCCGCCGCGCTCGCGGTCGTCGTGGCGGTGTTCCCGGTCGAGCGGCGGGGGCGCGCCCTGGCCCTGTTCTTCGGCCTCACCGGTGCCCTCACCGCCGTGGGACCGCTGCTCGGCGGCTGGCTGACCACCTGGACCTGGCGGGCGATCTTCTGGGTCAACGTGCCTGTCGCCGTCGTGGCGCTGATCCTCACCGCGCTCGCCCACATCTCCGACCGGCGACGCGACGAACCGCTGGACGTCAAGGGCGCTCTGCTGATCGCCGTCGGGATGGGCACGAGCGTGCTCGGCTTCCAGCAGGCGTCGGCCTGGGGCTGGGACAGCGTGGCCACATGGGCCTGCATCATCGGCGGCCTCGCGGTGCTGTACGTTTTCTGCCGCTACGAACTGCGCACCCGCCACCCCCTGATCAACCTGTCTGTCTTCCGCGACCGGGCCTTCACAGTGGACTCGCTGGTGCTCTTCTTCGCCATGCTGGCGTTCGTCCCCGTCTTCTTCTTCGCCTCGGTCTACGCCCAGGTCTCCCTCAGCGCCTCGGCCAACCAGGCCGCCCTGTACCTGCTGTACTTCTTCGTGGGATTCGCCATCGCCTCCCAGTGGGGCGGCCGCATCCTCGACAAGCGGGGAGCCCGCCCCGCGTTGAAGATCGGCTGTGTGGTGGGCGCCGTCGGGTTCGCCCTCTGGGCTGGCAAACTGACGGACCTGTCCATGCACGACCAGTGGCCGTACGTCGCACTCGCCGGCGCGGGCATCGGTTTCATCCTCGCCCCGGCCTCGACGGACGCCGTCAACCGGGCGATCGACGCCTCCTACGGTGAAGTCACCGGCATCACCCAGACCGTCCGCAACTACGCGGCCAGCATCGGACTCGCCGTCTTCGGCACCATGCTGACGCACACCATGACGGACAACGTGGAGAGCACCCTCCGGGCCCGCGGGGTACCGGCGGACCAGGTCGACTCCGTGGCCGGGGACGTGACGCAGTCGATCACGGGCCAGGCGGACGCCCGCACCCCCACCGGCGACGGCCCGGTCGCGACGACCATGCGCGATGCGATGTCCTCGATCCGCATGGACTTCGCCGAGGCCAACCAGTGGGTGTTCTACGGCATGGCCGTCGCGCTCGGCATCGGCTACCTCTGCGCCCTGCGCCACCCGGGCGGCCAGGCGGCGGCCACGGCGGAGGAGACGCCGACGCAGACCCCCGTACGCCATTGA